In the Ursus arctos isolate Adak ecotype North America unplaced genomic scaffold, UrsArc2.0 scaffold_5, whole genome shotgun sequence genome, one interval contains:
- the LOC113261446 gene encoding olfactory receptor 2T29-like: protein MKNMNWIANYTEQSDFILVGIFSQSNHPALLCVVIFVIFLMALTGNGVLILLIHFDAHLHSPMYFFISQLSLMDVMYISVTVPKMVIDQVMGINKISAPECGIQMFLYVTLAGSEFFFLAAMAYDRYVAICYPLHYPVLMSHKVCLLLASGCWFLGSVDGFMLTPITMMFPFCKSREIHHFFCEVPAVMKLSCSDTSLYETLMYLCCVLMLLIPVTVISSSYFFILLTIHRMNSAEGRKKAFATCSSHMTVVILFYGAAMYTYMLPNSYHTPEKDMVVSVFYTILTPVLNPLIYSLRNKDVMGALKKVLNMGPAFQETIK, encoded by the coding sequence ATGAAAAACATGAACTGGATTGCCAATTACACTGAACAATCCGATTTCATTCTGGTGGGAATCTTCAGTCAATCAAATCACCCAGCTCTCCTGTGTGTggtcatttttgtcattttcttgatGGCTTTAACTGGGAATGGTGTCCTGATTCTTCTGATACATTTTGATGCCCACCTCCACAGCCCCATGTACTTTTTCATCAGCCAGTTGTCTCTTATGGACGTAATGTACATTTCTGTCACCGTGCCCAAGATGGTCATAGACCAGGTCATGGGTATAAATAAGATCTCAGCCCCTGAGTGTGGAATACAAATGTTCCTCTATGTAACACTAGCAggttcagaatttttctttctagctgccatggcctatgaccgctatgtggctaTCTGTTACCCTCTTCATTACCCTGTCCTCATGAGCCATAAAGTATGTCTTCTCCTCGCATCTGGatgctggtttctgggatctgtaGATGGATTCATGCTCACACCCATCACTATGATGTTCCCTTTCTGCAAATCCCGGGAGAtccatcatttcttctgtgaAGTCCCTGCTGTAATGAAGCTTTCCTGTTCAGACACTTCACTCTATGAGACACTCATGTACCTGTGTTGTGTCCTCATGCTCCTCATCCCTGTGACAGTCATTTCAAGCTCCTATTTTTTCATCCTCCTTACCATCCACAGGATGAACTCAGCAGAGGGCCGGAAGAAGGCCTTTGCCACTTGTTCTTCCCATATGACTGTGGTCATCCTCTTCTATGGGGCTGCCATGTACACCTACATGCTCCCCAACTCCTATCACACCCCTGAGAAGGACATGGTTGTATCTGTCTTTTATACCATCCTCACTCCTGTGTTGAACCCTTTAATCTATAGTCTCAGGAATAAGGATGTCATGGGAGCTCTGAAGAAAGTGTTGAATATGGGACCTGCTTTTCAAGAaactataaaatag
- the LOC113261447 gene encoding olfactory receptor 2T4-like produces MENTNWLANHTGRSDFILVGIFSESKHPALLSLVIFVVFLMALSGNIILILLIHSDARLHTPMYFFISQLSLMDMMYISVTVPKMLMDQVMGMNKISATECGIQMFLYVTLAGSEFFLLASMAYDRYVAICHPLRYPVLMNHRVLFLLASGCWFLGSVDGFLFTPITMTFPFCRSREIHHFFCEVPAVLKLSCSDTSIYEIFMYLCCVLMLLIPVTVISGSYYFILITIHRMNSTEGRKKAFATCSSHMTVVILFYGAAIYTYMLPNSYHTPEKDMMVSVFYTILTPVLNPLIYSLRNKDVTGALKKMLNVGPAFHETIK; encoded by the coding sequence ATGGAGAACACCAACTGGCTGGCTAACCACACTGGGAGATCAGATTTCATCCTGGTGGGAATCTTCAGTGAATCCAAACACCCAGCTCTCCTTTCTTTGGtcatttttgtggttttcctAATGGCCTTGTCTGGAAACATCATCCTGATTCTACTGATACATTCTGATGCCCGCCTCCACACTCCCATGTATTTCTTCATCAGCCAGCTATCTCTCATGGACATGATGTACATTTCTGTTACTGTGCCCAAGATGCTCATGGACCAAGTCATGGGTATGAACAAGATCTCAGCCACAGAATGTGGGATACAAATGTTTCTCTATGTGACACTAGCAGgttcagaattttttcttctagcctccatggcctatgaccgctatgtggccatctgccatCCTCTCCGTTACCCTGTCCTCATGAACCATCGGGTGTTGTTCCTCCTAGCATCTGGCTGCTGGTTCCTGGGCTCAGTGGATGGCTTCTTGTTCACTCCCATCACCATGACGTTCCCCTTCTGCAGATCTCGGGAGATCCATCATTTTTTCTGTGAAGTCCCTGCTGTACTGAAACTCTCTTGTTCAGACACTTCCATCTATGAGATTTTCATGTACCTGTGCTGTGTACTCATGCTTCTCATTCCTGTGACAGTCATTTCAGGCTCTTACTACTTTATCCTCATCACCATCCATAGGATGAACTCAACAGAAGGCCGGAAGAAGGCCTTTGCCACTTGTTCTTCCCACATGACTGTGGTCATCCTCTTCTATGGGGCTGCCATTTATACTTACATGCTCCCCAACTCCTACCATACTCCTGAGAAAGACATGATGGTATCTGTCTTTTACACCATACTCACTCCTGTGCTCAACCCTTTGATCTATAGTCTAAGAAATAAGGATGTTACAGGAGCTCTGAAGAAAATGTTGAATGTGGGGCCTGCCTTTCATGAAACTataaagtag